From the genome of Candidatus Caldatribacterium sp., one region includes:
- the nrdR gene encoding transcriptional repressor NrdR yields the protein MRCPYCGAEDSKVIDSREIEGGTEVRRRRECPSCHRRFTTYERYERKPLRVIKKNGTRELFDRKKILNGLLKACEKRPVSLEELERLVDDIERELQEEGYEEVPSSRIGEKVMEKLKKVDQVAYVRFASVYREFRDIDQFMDIVLSLSREQNVSREE from the coding sequence ATGCGCTGTCCGTACTGTGGAGCGGAGGACTCCAAAGTCATCGATTCTCGGGAGATTGAGGGTGGAACGGAGGTTCGGCGCCGGAGGGAATGCCCCTCGTGTCACCGGCGCTTCACGACTTACGAGCGGTATGAGCGGAAGCCCCTGCGAGTCATCAAAAAAAACGGGACCCGGGAGCTCTTCGACCGGAAAAAGATTCTGAACGGCCTCTTGAAGGCCTGCGAGAAACGTCCGGTATCCCTCGAAGAGCTTGAGCGTCTGGTGGACGACATCGAGCGGGAGCTCCAGGAAGAAGGGTACGAAGAGGTCCCTTCCTCTCGTATCGGCGAAAAGGTTATGGAGAAACTCAAGAAAGTCGACCAGGTGGCGTACGTTCGCTTCGCCTCGGTGTACCGGGAATTCCGGGATATTGACCAGTTTATGGACATTGTGCTCTCCCTGAGCAGAGAGCAAAATGTGTCAAGGGAGGAATAG